The DNA sequence ACGCAGATTAAGCTCGCGGTAACCGGGTACGGGGCAGCCCACAAAACGCAGATTCAAATGATGGTGACCCACCTCCTGAAATTGGGAAGCCCGCCGGAATCGGACCATGCGGCCGATGCTTTGGCTGCAGCAATCTGTCATCATCATTCCGCCAAGATGATTGCGCGCCGACTTGGAGCCGAGGTTCAGAAAACATGATCGCATTCCTCAAGGGGGTATTAATTCACAAATCGCCGCAGATGGTCATTCTCGACGTCAACGGAGTCGGTTATCACGTCCAGACCCCCTTAACGACCTATTATTCCCTTCCGGACCTCCATGCGCCGCTTTCTTTTTTTATTTATACCCATGTCCGGGAAGATACGATAGGGCTTTATGGATTTCTGACCCAGGGCGAGCGAGAGCTATTTACCCTTCTGCTGGGCGTTTCCGGCATTGGACCCAAATTGGCGATGACGATCCTCTCAGGCCTATCTCCACGAGATTTGATACTTTCTGTTCAAAACGAGGACATGGCGAGACTCAGTTCGATTCAGGGGATTGGAAAAAAGACAGCGGGGAGAATGTTGTTAGAACTCAAAGAGAAAGTGTCGGTGCTGGCTGGAGGGTTTCAGCCATCGAATGAGCCCCATGAATTAAAAGAACCGGAATGGAAAAATTCGAAACTGGATGAAGTGCTCTCAGCCCTCGTGAATTTGGGATATAACCGGGTGGTCATCAAGCCAAGAATT is a window from the Nitrospirota bacterium genome containing:
- the ruvA gene encoding Holliday junction branch migration protein RuvA — its product is MIAFLKGVLIHKSPQMVILDVNGVGYHVQTPLTTYYSLPDLHAPLSFFIYTHVREDTIGLYGFLTQGERELFTLLLGVSGIGPKLAMTILSGLSPRDLILSVQNEDMARLSSIQGIGKKTAGRMLLELKEKVSVLAGGFQPSNEPHELKEPEWKNSKLDEVLSALVNLGYNRVVIKPRIESVCKESPQLPLEGLIKESLKLLVRS